One window of Myripristis murdjan chromosome 8, fMyrMur1.1, whole genome shotgun sequence genomic DNA carries:
- the ube2z gene encoding ubiquitin-conjugating enzyme E2 Z: protein MADSFGEQPDGGALGSGVTGPGGGASLLPPPLASSLPGGHPAAASGAYSGSGSSSSPASPPPAAAAQSGLSAVVAAPMSAVMAPPAGFGSSFTPGSSPVVAVSPTVHASSPLPPGVGLGVGGVAGAGLLSQIHATSWDPTLSTDWDNEKASQQCILRIKRDIMSIYKEPPPGMFVVPDPQDMTKIHALITGPFDTPYEGGFFLFLFRCPPDYPIHPPRVKLITTGHNTVRFNPNFYRNGKVCLSILGTWTGPAWSPAQSISSVLISIQSLMTENPYHNEPGFEQERHPGDSKNYNECIRHETMRVAVCDMLEGKVPCPEALWSVMEKSFLEYYDFYEGVCKERLHLQGQNMQDPFGEKRGRFDYQGLLARLGATHRRIREKSPAEDDRNDDDSDSDTSSSETDPDSQGSSQP from the exons ATGGCGGACAGTTTCGGAGAGCAGCCGGACGGCGGTGCCCTTGGGTCAGGCGTCACGGGGCCGGGCGGCGGGGCGtcgctgctgccgccgccgctggCCAGCTCTCTGCCGGGCGGACACCCAGCGGCAGCCAGCGGGGCTTACTCCGGCTCGGGCTCCAGCTCCAGCCcggcctctcctcctcccgccGCGGCCGCACAGAGTGGCCTCTCCGCGGTGGTGGCGGCCCCCATGTCCGCCGTCATGGCCCCTCCGGCCGGGTTCGGGAGCAGCTTCACCCCGGGCTCCTCGCCGGTGGTCGCCGTCTCTCCCACCGTGCACGCCTCGTCGCCGCTCCCGCCGGGCGTCGGGCTGGGGGTGGGCGGGGTGGCAGGAGCGGGCCTCCTGTCCCAGATCCACGCCACGTCCTGGGACCCGACCCTCAGCACCGACTGGGACAACGAGAAGGCGTCCCAGCAGTGCATACTGAGGATCAAGAG ggACATCATGTCCATCTACAAGGAACCACCACCGGGGATGTTTGTCGTTCCTGATCCTCAAGACATGACCAAG ATCCACGCTCTGATCACGGGGCCGTTCGACACGCCGTACGAGGGCggcttcttcctcttcctgttccgCTGCCCCCCCGACTATCCCATCCACCCGCCGCGGGTCAAGCTCATCACCACGGGACACAACACCGTCCGCTTCAACCCCAACTTCTACCGCAACGGCAAAGTCTGCCTCAGCATCCTGGG gacttGGACGGGCCCAGCGTGGAGTCCGGCTCAGAGCATCTCCTCTGTCCTCATCTCCATCCAGTCTCTCATGACGGAGAACCCGTACCACAACGAGCCTGGCTTCGAACag GAGCGCCACCCGGGGGACAGCAAGAACTACAACGAGTGCATCCGCCATGAGACCATGCGGGTGGCCGTGTGCGACATGCTGGAGGGCAAAGTGCCCTGTCCCGAGGCTCTGTG gagTGTGATGGAGAAGTCCTTCCTGGAGTATTACGATTTCTACGAGGGAGTCTGCAAGGAGAGGCTGCACCTGCAGGGCCAGAACATGCAG GACCCGTTCGGCGAGAAGCGTGGTCGTTTCGACTACCAGGGCCTGCTGGCTCGCCTCGGCGCCACCCACAGGCGGATACGAGAGAAGAGCCCGGCGGAGGACGACCGCAACGACGACGACTCGGACTCGGACACCAGCTCCTCGGAGACGGACCCCGACAGCCAGGGCAGCTCGCAGCCCTGA